From the Polaribacter tangerinus genome, the window CTGACTCATTTTAGCTTTTTTTGCTTCCTTAGTGCTTAAGCTTTGTTCCGCTGATTTAAGAGAATTATCAATCTTTTCTTTGTCAGAATCTAAGTTTGGTATCTCCATAGATTCCTTTAACTTTTCATTATCCTTAGAAAGTGTAGATAGTTCATTTTTCAAAAGAGTAAACGTTTTAGAAATATCTTTTTGTTTTTCAATTTCTGGAGTTTCAGACAATGATAACTTTTCTTGCTTTTTAGAAAGATCTTTTAATTTATTAGCAATTTGCATAGCTTTTTGTTCTACATAAAAACGTTTGGTAAGTTCTAACATACGTTCTAAACTTCTTTCTCTTTGCTTATTTTGTTGTGCAAGTTGCTTGGCTTTTTGTAACAAGTTTTCTTTGTCTAGCTTGTCTGCCATTTTAGATAATTCTTCTAGTAATTTTTGTTCTTTGGCAGATTTTTTAAACTCTTCTAAACGTTGCTGTAATACTTCCTTTTTATCTTTTAAATCTGATGTTGCTTCTTTAATATCTTCTAAATTTTGTTGAAGTTTTTCTGTCTGACGTTCCATCATATTAGTATACTTCTCTTGTCTATTTAAAAATTTATCAATCTTTTTTCTATCATTCCATTCCAGTCTTTTTTTATGCTGAATATCATTTTTAAGAGACTGTAAAGATTGTTGTTCTTGTTGTTGTTGATTAAGGGAGTTTTGTAAATTATTAATAGAATTTTTTTGTTCTTCTAACAGCTCATCAGACAATTCTTCTTCGGTTTTTAGGCGATAATTAAAGATTTTAGAAATGGATTTTTTAGGGCCATTTACAGCATCATTGTCAAAAACCTGAAAAAAGAATTCGTAATTGGTTCCTTCTGTTAGAGACAATCCTTCAGGAAATGAGTAAAAAAAGTTTTGAATAGTACTATTGTTAACCGATAACGGATACACTTTTTTATCCAATGGATTCGTAGCTGCATAATGCACCAATTCTAACCTTGTAAGTCCATAATCGTCGGAAACTTGTCCGCCGAACTGTGCAAAACCTCTCGATATACTATCAATATTCGTTTGAACGGAAATAGTAGGATATTCATCTTTAACAACGCCAATAGAATATTGTAATTTTTCAAAGTTTTTTAACGAAGTATTAGAGGAACTAATTTCATATTTAATTGGAGAATATAAGCGTTTCGAAAAAGTAAAAGTGGTATCGTTACGTTTTATAAAATGATGAAAACTATCCTTTGAAGAAAAGGTAATTGAATCGGTATGAATAGCCTCTACATTCCATGTTATTTTTGTTCCTTCTGGTACAACTATATTGGATGTGTTTAAGAGTTTTTCTGGTTGTTTTTTTAAATAATTAGGGTAAGAAATTCGGAGAAATATATTTTGAATGGTAGGTGTTTTTATTACATTAAGGGTAAAGTTATCAGAAAAAACAGTGTTTGCAGCAATAAAAAAATCAATAGACTCTTGAACATTGGTAAATGTGTATGAAAAACTACCATCAGATAATTGATCTAAATAATATACCTGATTTTTAAAATAAATCTGTGCTTCTGATGGCATAACTTTTCCGTGAGCCGCAAAAGAAACAGTATACGATTTTCCTTGAATTACTTCTAAAGAGGTGTTTTGAAGTTTCCAATTAAAAGGAGCTGGTGGTTGATAAACTTGTGTATAATTAACCACCCTATTTAAACTTTTAGTAAATACCTCTACTTTATCTGTAAGGTAAACTAAAAGGACAATAACTATAGGAAGAAATACAAGTTTTAGGTATTTAGTATTCTCTTTAAAATCTATTGCTTTAAGAAACGGAATTGGTTGCAATTCTTTAGATTTTTGTTCGATACTTGCTAAAAGTAAATCGGATTGGTTGTGAGAAGATTGTAATTGTAAAATATTCAATAATTTATCATTAACCTCTAAAAAGTGACTTCCAATGATTGAAGATGCATCTGCTAAAGAAATGCCTTTTCGAATACCTAATAGTTTAAAAATTGGAAAAGCAATAAAACGAATCACTAAAAAACTTTCAACACAAACAAATAACCAAAAAAATACGGTTCTAAAAAAGGAGTTTAACCAAAGAAAATGTTCTACAAATAAAGTAAAAATAAGATATAATAAACCAAAAGAAAAAAACAATAATGTTCCTTTTATCAGTTCGTTTAAATAATACTTTTTTATAAACTGATGTAATTTTTCTTCTATTTGTAAAAATGTACTCATATAACACATAAAAATACTGTTTCTTACAGAAATATCAACTACTTTTTTGTTAAATGAATTTTTAAAGAAAATTATATTTTTAAAAGTGGCATTTCTATTCTCTTTTTTAAAAACTATCTTTGCACCTTTAAAATAAAAAAAATGGAATCTAATGTTCGTGTACGTTTTGCACCTAGTCCAACAGGACCTTTACATATTGGCGGTGTAAGAACAGCTTTGTATAACTATTTATTTGCAAAAAAACACCAAGGCACATTTGTGCTAAGAATAGAAGATACAGACCAAACAAGGTATGTAGCAAATGCAGAAAAATATATTATAGATGCTTTAAACTGGTGTAATATACCATTTGATGAAGGACCAAATAAAAACGAAAAATTTGGACCATACAAACAGTCTGAACGTAAAGAAATTTATAAAAAATATGCCAACAAACTTATAGATACTGGTCGGGCTTACATTTGTTTCGACACTTCTGAGGCTTTAGATGAACATAGAAAACAACACGAGGCTGCTGGAAAAACATTTATTTATAATTGGCATAACAGAGAAAAAGGAAACTTAATAAACTCTTTAGTATTAACAAATGAAGAGGTGGAAAGTAGAATAAATGCGGGCGAGAATTATGTAATTCGTTTTAAAACACCACAAGACAGAATTTTAGAATTAAAAGACGAAATAAGAGGTGAAATCCGTATAAATACCAATACTTTAGATGATAAAATTTTATTTAAAGGAGATGGAATGCCAACCTATCATTTAGCAAATATTGTAGATGATCATCTCATGAAAATTAGCCATGTAATTAGAGGAGAAGAATGGTTACCTTCTATGCCTTTACATGTATTATTATATGAAGCATTTGAGTGGGAAACTCCAAAATTTGCTCATTTACCGTTGCTTTTAAAACCAGTAGGAAAAGGAAAATTAAGTAAAAGAGATGGCGATAAATTAGGGTTTCCGGTATTTCCGTTAGCCTATGAAAATTTAGAAACTAGAGAAGTTTCTAGAGGTTATAAAGAAGATGGTTATTTTGCAGATGCTTTTGTAAATATGTTGGCTTTCTTAGGATGGAATCCTGGAACGGAACAAGAATTATTTACCTTAGAAAATCTAATTGAAGAATTCGACTTAAAAAGAGTGAGTAAATCTGGTGCTAAATTTAGCCCAGAAAAAGTAAGTTGGTTTCAACAACAATATATGCAAACGAGAAACGATGAAGAATTAACAGCTTTATACCTACCTATCTTAAAAGAAAAAGGTGTGGAAAAAGATAAAGAATTCGTAAAAAAAGTAGTTTCTCTAATAAAAGAAAGAGCTGTATTTGTAAAAGATTTTTGGGAACTTTCTAGCTACTTTTTTGAAACCCCAACTAATTATGAGGAAAAAGCTGTTAAAAAAAATTGGAAAGAAGGAACCTCAGAATTAATGACTGAGCTTGTTACTATTATAAATACTATAGAAGATTTTTCATCAGAAAATACAGAAAAACAAGTAAAAGAATGGATTAGTTCTAAAGAAATTGGTTTTGGAAAAGTAATGCAGCCACTACGATTAAGTTTAGTAGGTAAACTAGCAGGACCACATTTATTTGATATTATTGCTATGATAGGTAAAAAAGAAACCATTACTAGAATAGAAAATGCTACTAAAAATTTATAATTTTTAAACCATAATAGTATCTCTAAAACAGCTCTTTTAAAATTTTAAAAGAGCTGTTTTTTTTAAGAAAACCATAAAAGAACGAGTATAAAAAAATCATATAATTTTAGTACATTTACCTACATACATTATTAACCCTTAATAAATTCATAAATATGATACCTTTTGTACCTTTTATTATAATCATTGGAATACTTGTTTTTGCGGCTTTTTTTATGGTTCAACAACAAACTGCTGCTATTATAGAACGATTTGGTAAATTTCAAAGTATTCGCCAATCTGGTCTACAACTTAAAATACCTATTGTTGATAAAGTTGCAGGAAGATTAAGCTTAAAAATTCAGCAATTAGATGTAATTATAGAAACTAAAACATTAGATGACGTATTTGTAAAGTTAAAGGTTTCTGTTCAGTATAAAGTAATTAGTGAAAAAGTATATGATGCGTTTTATAAGTTAGATTATCCGCATGAACAAATAACCTCTTATGTATTTGATGTTGTGAGAGCCGAAGTACCAAAAATGAGGTTGGATGATGTTTTTGTAAAAAAAGATGATATTGCAATAGCCGTAAAATCTGAATTAAATGACGCTATGCTAGACTATGGTTTCGATATCATTAGAACACTTGTTACCGACATTGATCCAGATCCGCAGGTAAAGATAGCTATGAATAGAATAAATGCAGCAGATAGAGAAAAAACTGCTGCACAATATGAAGGTGACGCACAACGAATTTTAATTGTAGAAAAAGCAAAAGCAGAAGCAGAAAGTAAACGATTACAAGGACAAGGTATTGCAGATCAACGAAGAGAAATAGCCCGTGGTTTAGAAGAATCTGTAGAAGTATTAAATAAAGTAGGAATCAATTCTCAAGAGGCATCTGCACTTATTGTTGTAACTCAACATTATGATACTTTACAATCTATTGGTAGTGAAACTAATAGTAATTTAATATTATTACCTAATTCACCACAAGCAGGAAGTACTATGCTAAATGATATGGTAGCAAGTTTCACTGCAAGTAATCAAATAGGTGAAGCAATGAAAAATAACAAACCAAAATTAGAGGAATAGCATGTACAAAATGATAATTACAACTACACCAACCATAGAAAATAAACCTGCAACACAATACTTAGGTATCGTAACTGGTGAAACTATTATTGGTGCCAATATATTTAAAGATTTTTTTGCAGGTTTAAGAGATATTGTTGGCGGTAGATCTGGTTCTTACGAAAAAGTATTAAGAGAGGCTAAAGATTCCTCTTTAAAAGAAATGGAAGAAATGGCTGCAAAATTGGGCGCAGATGCAATTGTTGGTGTAGACTTAGATTATGAAACTGTTGGACCAAATGGAGGTATGCTTATGGTTACTGCCTCAGGAACTGCTATAAAATACTAATTAAAACAATATATTTTGTAATTATATTAAAAAATTATATATTTGTGAACTTAATTCTAAGAATTAGATTAGTTGGGGGATTGATTTAATTCTAGTAAACAAAAAGCTCTATTTGATTAATCAAATAGAGCTTGTTTTTTGAATACCAATAAATTATTATTTTTCTTTTAACTTGTCTTCAGTATCATCTTCTTTAGAAGCATTTTTAAATTCTTTAATACCACTTCCTAAACCTTTCATTAATTCAGGAATCTTTTTACCTCCAAATAATAAAAGTACTACCAATAAAATAATGGCTATTTGTGGCCCACTAACAAAACCAAAGTATATTGTTAAATTGATCATTTTTATAATATTTAAAGTACAAAGATACAAAAACTAATAACTAGTTTAAATCTTCTTAATTCTTTTTCTCTATAATACCACCAATAACTTTTTTATCTTTTACTAATTTAGGTTCTCCTTTATAAAAAATAGTTCCCCCAAAGCTTACTGATGCATTTAATGTTTCTCCAGCTGTTATTTCTGCTTTTGCTCCTGTTCCTGATTTTATAGTAGAATTTCCTTTAGTTACTAAATTATATCCATGATAAATACCATACAAATCTACAGAAGCTTC encodes:
- a CDS encoding heavy metal-binding domain-containing protein, whose protein sequence is MIITTTPTIENKPATQYLGIVTGETIIGANIFKDFFAGLRDIVGGRSGSYEKVLREAKDSSLKEMEEMAAKLGADAIVGVDLDYETVGPNGGMLMVTASGTAIKY
- a CDS encoding SPFH domain-containing protein; translated protein: MIPFVPFIIIIGILVFAAFFMVQQQTAAIIERFGKFQSIRQSGLQLKIPIVDKVAGRLSLKIQQLDVIIETKTLDDVFVKLKVSVQYKVISEKVYDAFYKLDYPHEQITSYVFDVVRAEVPKMRLDDVFVKKDDIAIAVKSELNDAMLDYGFDIIRTLVTDIDPDPQVKIAMNRINAADREKTAAQYEGDAQRILIVEKAKAEAESKRLQGQGIADQRREIARGLEESVEVLNKVGINSQEASALIVVTQHYDTLQSIGSETNSNLILLPNSPQAGSTMLNDMVASFTASNQIGEAMKNNKPKLEE
- the gltX gene encoding glutamate--tRNA ligase; the encoded protein is MESNVRVRFAPSPTGPLHIGGVRTALYNYLFAKKHQGTFVLRIEDTDQTRYVANAEKYIIDALNWCNIPFDEGPNKNEKFGPYKQSERKEIYKKYANKLIDTGRAYICFDTSEALDEHRKQHEAAGKTFIYNWHNREKGNLINSLVLTNEEVESRINAGENYVIRFKTPQDRILELKDEIRGEIRINTNTLDDKILFKGDGMPTYHLANIVDDHLMKISHVIRGEEWLPSMPLHVLLYEAFEWETPKFAHLPLLLKPVGKGKLSKRDGDKLGFPVFPLAYENLETREVSRGYKEDGYFADAFVNMLAFLGWNPGTEQELFTLENLIEEFDLKRVSKSGAKFSPEKVSWFQQQYMQTRNDEELTALYLPILKEKGVEKDKEFVKKVVSLIKERAVFVKDFWELSSYFFETPTNYEEKAVKKNWKEGTSELMTELVTIINTIEDFSSENTEKQVKEWISSKEIGFGKVMQPLRLSLVGKLAGPHLFDIIAMIGKKETITRIENATKNL
- the tatA gene encoding twin-arginine translocase TatA/TatE family subunit, which gives rise to MINLTIYFGFVSGPQIAIILLVVLLLFGGKKIPELMKGLGSGIKEFKNASKEDDTEDKLKEK
- a CDS encoding DUF4175 family protein, translating into MSTFLQIEEKLHQFIKKYYLNELIKGTLLFFSFGLLYLIFTLFVEHFLWLNSFFRTVFFWLFVCVESFLVIRFIAFPIFKLLGIRKGISLADASSIIGSHFLEVNDKLLNILQLQSSHNQSDLLLASIEQKSKELQPIPFLKAIDFKENTKYLKLVFLPIVIVLLVYLTDKVEVFTKSLNRVVNYTQVYQPPAPFNWKLQNTSLEVIQGKSYTVSFAAHGKVMPSEAQIYFKNQVYYLDQLSDGSFSYTFTNVQESIDFFIAANTVFSDNFTLNVIKTPTIQNIFLRISYPNYLKKQPEKLLNTSNIVVPEGTKITWNVEAIHTDSITFSSKDSFHHFIKRNDTTFTFSKRLYSPIKYEISSSNTSLKNFEKLQYSIGVVKDEYPTISVQTNIDSISRGFAQFGGQVSDDYGLTRLELVHYAATNPLDKKVYPLSVNNSTIQNFFYSFPEGLSLTEGTNYEFFFQVFDNDAVNGPKKSISKIFNYRLKTEEELSDELLEEQKNSINNLQNSLNQQQQEQQSLQSLKNDIQHKKRLEWNDRKKIDKFLNRQEKYTNMMERQTEKLQQNLEDIKEATSDLKDKKEVLQQRLEEFKKSAKEQKLLEELSKMADKLDKENLLQKAKQLAQQNKQRERSLERMLELTKRFYVEQKAMQIANKLKDLSKKQEKLSLSETPEIEKQKDISKTFTLLKNELSTLSKDNEKLKESMEIPNLDSDKEKIDNSLKSAEQSLSTKEAKKAKMSQKKSSEQMNKMASKLENAMMEMQGETIQENMEDLRNILENLVTFSFKQENLMNRFSDLSTTHPDFGSSLKRQHDIRTYFQHIDDSLYVLSMRLPKISITIQDNLSNTHYNLEAALDNFSENRFSNGISNQRYVMTSTNKLADYLSNTLNGMQNAQIKPGKGKGKGQGFSLPDIIKKQQNLNKSMQKGSSKGDKKSPGEEKAGTSKQGKQDNKGNEGNNSRSGSGTKPGSNTINTKEGNSNGSESESDQELFQIYKQQAQLRQALENAIKEGAIDKGSKSGSMAKKALKTMEELENDILERGFSSPSFNKMNLLEYQLLKLETASKEQGFDSKRQSISNKKTSIGNSVKALNFKKQFFNEIEILNRQSLPLHQIYKVKVRNYFSEQKND